The genomic window GTAGGAATATGGGTAGCACGGTATTTAGGAGTACAGCAGTATGGTCTCTTTAACTATGCTTTAGCTTTTGTTAGCTTATTTAGCCCAATTTTCACTTTAGGACTGGACGACGTAGTAGTTCGCCATATTGTCCGTCAATCATCAAACAAACAGGAAATTTTAGGAACCACTTTTTGGCTAAAATTGCTGGGTGGAATTGCTTCTGTCTTATTGGCAGTTAGTACTATGTTTTTCTTAGGTGAGCATGAAACACTGAAGATATGGCTAGTTGCAATTTTAGGAATGGCAGGAATTTTTAGGGCGGCTGATACTATTGAACTATGGTTTCAATCACAGGTGCAGTCAAAATACACTGTGATTGCTAAGAACACAGCATTTCTGCTAAATAGTGTCATCAAAATCGCACTAATTTTAACAAAAGCACCATTGCTAGCTTTTGCTTGGGTAACATTAGCAGAATTTGTGATGAGTGCAATTAGCTTGCTGATTGTTTATCAACTCAAAGGGTCTTCATTGTGGTTATGGCGTTGGAGTTTCACGGCTGCCAAAACTCTTTTAAAAGAGAGTTTACCTCTAATTTTTTCGGGGTTTGCTATCATGATTTTTATGAGAATCGATCAGGTTATGTTAGGTCAAATGATCGGAGATAGCGAGGTTGGAGTTTATTCTGCTGCTGTGCGTATTTCTGAAATTTGGTATTTTATTCCGGCAGCTATTGTTTCTTCTGTTGCCCCTGCAATTTATGCAGCCAAGGAAAAATCAGAAAGTCTTTACTATCAGCGAATAGGACAATTACTTAGTCTAATGACATGTATATCTTTGGCAATTGCTCTTCCAATGACATTCTTGTCTGACAAGATAATTATGGTGATGTTTGGAAGTGGATATGTGGAAGCGGGGCCAATATTAGCAGTTCATATTTGGACTTCTTTGTTTGTATTTATGGGTCTTGCAACATCACCGTGGTTTATTGCTGAAGGTTTGAACCACGTTTCTTTAGGTAAGACTTTATTTGGGGCCATACTAAACATTATTCTCAATTTATTACTGATCCCTAAATATGCAGGATTTGGGGCTGCGATCGCAACCATAATCTCTCAAGCTGCTGCTACTTTTCTATGTAATGCATTTGATTCAAGAACAAAAAAAATATTTCAGATTCAGGTGCGATCGCTTCTTACTTTTTACAAATATTGAGCATTTCGATTTAACTTTTATATTATGCAAACAGCAGTAACTTTTATTATTTTCAAGCGTCCACAAACAACAGAGAAAGTTTTTAATGCTATCCGCCAAGCCAAGCCAACAAAACTTTTTGTAATTGCAGATGGTCCCCGCACTGACCGTGAAGGTGAGGCAGAAAAGTGTGAAGCAACTCGGGCAATCATCGAAAGAGTTGATTGGGACTGCGAAGTGATCAAGAATTATTCTAATATCAACTTAGGTTGTGCAAAACGAGTATCTAGTGGTTTAGATTGGGTATTTAATAATGTTGAAGAGGCAATTATTTTAGAAGATGATTGTATCCCTCACCCAACATTTTTCAGATTTAGTGAAGAACTGCTGGAAAAATATAGAAACGATACTAGAATCGCGACAATCTCTGCTCAAAATCTTCAATTGGGACGAAAACATACAAATTACAGTTACTATTTTTCTCGCTATAACCACTGTTGGGGTTGGGCAAGTTGGAGACGTGCTTGGCAACATTATGATTTGACCATCAAACTCTGGAAAGAGGTACAAGCAGAAAATCTTTTACATGACATTCTTATAGACCCAAAAGCAGTAAATTTTTGGCGACGAATATTTCAGTCTGTTTATAACAATCCTACAGGTATAACCTGGGATTACCAATGGACATTTGCTTGCTGGATACAGGGTAGCTTAAGTATTATTCCCAATATCAATTTAATCTCTAATGTTGGTGTTGGTGCAGACGCAACTCATTTCACTTCCAATCAAGAATTTTCGTTCATCAATATGCCGATGCAAGCGATGGAATTTCCTTTAAAACATCCACCGTTTATTGTGAGGAATATAGAGGCAGATAAATTTACCCAAAAAACAGTCTATAAAGCAACTGCATTAGATATTTTTAAAGAGGAAGTGAAGAAAAGATTGAATTACTCAACGATAAAAAAATAGTAATATATTTAGTAAATTAATAAATTAAATGTCAGCAATGAAGGTAAAATTAACAGAAAAAATATTAACTATTTTGCTATTACTCATTGCTGTAGGGGCATTAACAATCCACCCTGCACAAGAAGTTTCTATGTCTACCCTTGGAGGCGATAAGGTAGATACTTTCTTGAATATAGTATCATATTTAATTTTATTTTATTTCATAAGTTTATACTGGAAAGGTTTTCTTTATGTAATTACAAAAAGTCCATTAGAGTTTTTTTTACTAACAATAGTTATATTTTCTATATTGTGGTCAGAAGACCTAAGTTCTACTCTAAAAGATATAAAAGGTCTAATTAGAATATATTTTATTGCAATCTATTTGGCAATGCGTTATCCCCTTAGGGAACAAATGAGGCTAATAGCTTGGGCACTTGGTGTAGCGGCATTATTATCTATGATATTCTCTGCATTCATACCAGGTTATATTCACCAATCACCTGAATTAGTAAATATGTGGAGCGGAATTTTTGGTCATAAAAATGAATTAGGTTACATGATGGCTTGGAGCGCAGGAGTCTTTTTACACCTTGCTCTTAGTAGCCATCAATATCGCTGGTTGATGTGGGCACTGTGTGGGATATCTATATGTCTAATTATTCTCTCACGTTCAACAACATCTTTAACGATCCTATTAGCAATGATATTATTTTTACCTTTCTACAAATCTCTGAAAAAAACTAATTATAAATTACAAGTTATTCTGATGACTTCAGCTTTAATGTTACTCATTATTTTTTCAATATTACTTCTCAATAATGCTGAAACTGTAGTTGGTACTTCTGGTAAAGACCTTACATTCAATGGACGCTCTGACCTCTGGGGGCTAGTGATTTCCAAGATTTTGGAAAGACCTTGGCTAGGTTATGGATTTTCGGGATTTTGGACTAGTAATACTGCATCTAATCTCAGAGCTACTTATGATTGGGCAAGTAATGCTCACAATGGTTTTTTAGAACTATTGTTAGAATTAGGGTTATTAGGTTTTTTGACTTTTGCAGCAGGGTTTGTCCGGTTCTTTCTAATGGCATTGACTCGAATTATTTCTGTCGCCAAAAAACCTGAAGATTATTGGCCAATGCAAATGCTACTTATCATTGTCATAGTTAATTTCTCAGAAGCCAGATTATTAACTCCTAGTTGGAATTGGTTAATGTATGTCACCACGTCGTTATCTTTGACTCTTGAATATCAACGAAATCATAAAAATATTTTAGTCGATTAGTTATTATGGCAGTCAGAAATAATTTTAGTAATTATAAGGTTAATAAAAATGAAAGTTTTACATATTAGTACCAATGATATTAGTGGAGGTGCAGCGAGGGCCGCATATCGTTTGCATACAGGTTTAGAGGATATAGG from Nostoc sp. UHCC 0926 includes these protein-coding regions:
- a CDS encoding flippase, with the translated sequence MLSKLKFKNLSEFKSRSGLRAIIANTGWLFADRILRMGASLVVGIWVARYLGVQQYGLFNYALAFVSLFSPIFTLGLDDVVVRHIVRQSSNKQEILGTTFWLKLLGGIASVLLAVSTMFFLGEHETLKIWLVAILGMAGIFRAADTIELWFQSQVQSKYTVIAKNTAFLLNSVIKIALILTKAPLLAFAWVTLAEFVMSAISLLIVYQLKGSSLWLWRWSFTAAKTLLKESLPLIFSGFAIMIFMRIDQVMLGQMIGDSEVGVYSAAVRISEIWYFIPAAIVSSVAPAIYAAKEKSESLYYQRIGQLLSLMTCISLAIALPMTFLSDKIIMVMFGSGYVEAGPILAVHIWTSLFVFMGLATSPWFIAEGLNHVSLGKTLFGAILNIILNLLLIPKYAGFGAAIATIISQAAATFLCNAFDSRTKKIFQIQVRSLLTFYKY
- a CDS encoding glycosyltransferase family 2 protein produces the protein MQTAVTFIIFKRPQTTEKVFNAIRQAKPTKLFVIADGPRTDREGEAEKCEATRAIIERVDWDCEVIKNYSNINLGCAKRVSSGLDWVFNNVEEAIILEDDCIPHPTFFRFSEELLEKYRNDTRIATISAQNLQLGRKHTNYSYYFSRYNHCWGWASWRRAWQHYDLTIKLWKEVQAENLLHDILIDPKAVNFWRRIFQSVYNNPTGITWDYQWTFACWIQGSLSIIPNINLISNVGVGADATHFTSNQEFSFINMPMQAMEFPLKHPPFIVRNIEADKFTQKTVYKATALDIFKEEVKKRLNYSTIKK
- a CDS encoding O-antigen ligase family protein, whose product is MSAMKVKLTEKILTILLLLIAVGALTIHPAQEVSMSTLGGDKVDTFLNIVSYLILFYFISLYWKGFLYVITKSPLEFFLLTIVIFSILWSEDLSSTLKDIKGLIRIYFIAIYLAMRYPLREQMRLIAWALGVAALLSMIFSAFIPGYIHQSPELVNMWSGIFGHKNELGYMMAWSAGVFLHLALSSHQYRWLMWALCGISICLIILSRSTTSLTILLAMILFLPFYKSLKKTNYKLQVILMTSALMLLIIFSILLLNNAETVVGTSGKDLTFNGRSDLWGLVISKILERPWLGYGFSGFWTSNTASNLRATYDWASNAHNGFLELLLELGLLGFLTFAAGFVRFFLMALTRIISVAKKPEDYWPMQMLLIIVIVNFSEARLLTPSWNWLMYVTTSLSLTLEYQRNHKNILVD